A genomic window from Aptenodytes patagonicus chromosome 32, bAptPat1.pri.cur, whole genome shotgun sequence includes:
- the PAK4 gene encoding LOW QUALITY PROTEIN: serine/threonine-protein kinase PAK 4 (The sequence of the model RefSeq protein was modified relative to this genomic sequence to represent the inferred CDS: inserted 1 base in 1 codon) yields the protein MFSKKKKRIEISAPSNFEHRVHTGYDQQEQKFTGLPRQWQGIIEESAKRPKPLVDPVCITAIQHGSQKTIVRGSKAAKDGSLTWLLDEFENMSVSRSNSLRRDSPPFPPRRDQLYQENGLSEGPAAARPHEDAGRSKEKSRHGARSELEQGKERPREREDQRAHHHHHHQQPRGQEPGPKPAPPAGGRPPPPEYPKSPAERDGWRDYPADRDYSEPADRVVRRERPEPSDKRPKSTYTGETSPQSPRDKRPLSGPNIRTPNIPVSEGVMKTAQQMGRPFNTYPRAETDPGRGAGSQAEHRPGRPQEVASNGPVGGSAGSSRAHPPGPPRSKNPEPPHPGLTPHASDPHLARQPPPGPPPPPAGPQQPRSPQREPQRVSHEQFRAALQMVVDPGDPRTYLDNFIKIGEGSTGIVCIATVKSTGKLVAVKKMDLRKQQRRELLFNEVVIMRDYQHENVVEMYNSYLVGDELWVVMEFLEGGALTDIVTHTRMNEEQIAAVCLAVLKALSVLHAQGVIHRDIKSDSILLTHDGRVKLSDFGFCAQVNKEVPRRKSLVGTPYWMAPELISRLPYGPEVDIWSLGVMVIEMVDGEPPYFNEPPLKAMKMIRDNLPPKLKNVHKVSPSLKGFLDRMLVRDPVQRATANELLKHPFLGKAGPPSCIXPLMRQNRMR from the exons ATGTTCAGCAAGAAGAAGAAACGCATCGAGATCTCTGCTCCCTCCAACTTCGAGCACCGCGTCCACACCGGCTACGACCAGCAAGAGCAGAAATTCACGGGGCTGCCGCGACAATGGCAGGGCATCATCGAGGAGTCAGCCAAGCGCCCCAAGCCGCTGGTGGACCCTGTCTGCATCACCGCCATCCAGCACGGCTCGCAGAAG ACCATCGTGCGGGGCAGCAAAGCCGCCAAGGACGGCTCCCTGACCTGGCTGCTGGACGAGTTTGAGAACATGTCCGTGTCCCGTTCCAATTCTCTGCGCAGGGACAgcccccccttcccgccccgccgCGACCAACTCTACCAGGAGAACGGCCTCTCCgagggcccggccgctgcccggcCGCATGAGGATGCCGGCAGGAGCAAGGAGAAGAGCCGTCACGGGGCCAGGAGCGAGCTAGAGCAGGGCAAGGAGAGACCCCGGGAGAGGGAGGACCAGCgcgcccaccaccaccaccaccaccagcagccccgTGGGCAGGAACCTGGCCCCAAACCCGCTCCCCCCGCCGGTGGCCGCCCGCCCCCTCCCGAGTACCCCAAAAGCCCCGCCGAGCGGGACGGCTGGCGGGACTACCCCGCCGACAGGGACTACAGTGAGCCGGCCGACCGGGTGGTGCGGCGGGAGCGCCCCGAGCCCTCCGACAAGCGCCCCAAATCCACCTACACCGGCGAGACCAGCCCGCAATCCCCCCGGGACAAACGCCCGCTCTCTGGGCCCAATATCCGGACTCCCAACATCCCCGTCTCCGAAGGGGTGATGAAGACGGCTCAGCAGATGGGACGGCCTTTTAATACCTACCCGCGGGCTGAGACCGACCCCGGCAGGGGCGCGGGTTCACAG GCAGAGCACCGGCCGGGACGACCGCAGGAGGTGGCATCCAACGGGCCGGTGGGCGGCAGTGCCGGCTCCTCCCGAGCCCACCCTCCCGGTCCGCCGCGCTCCAAAAACCCCGAGCCGCCCCATCCCGGCCTCACCCCGCACGCCTCGGACCCCCACCTTGCTCGCCAgccaccccccggccccccaccgcccccggcGGGGCCGCAGCAGCCCCGCTCGCCCCAACGTGAGCCCCAGCGCGTCTCCCACGAGCAATTTCGGGCAGCCCTGCAGATGGTGGTGGATCCCGGAGACCCCCGCACCTACCTGGACAACTTCATCAAGATTGGCGAGGGCTCCACCGGCATCGTCTGCATCGCCACCGTCAAGAGCACCGGCAAGCTGGTGGCCGTGAAGAAGATGGACCTGCGCAAGCAGCAGCGGCGCGAGTTGCTCTTTAACGAG GTGGTGATCATGCGGGACTACCAGCACGAGAACGTGGTGGAGATGTACAACAGCTACCTGGTGGGCGACGAGCTCTGGGTGGTGATGGAGTTTCTGGAGGGCGGTGCCTTGACCGACATCGTCACGCACACCAG GATGAACGAGGAGCAGATCGCGGCCGTCTGCTTGGCCGTCCTGAAGGCCCTCTCCGTCCTCCACGCGCAGGGCGTCATCCACCGCGACATCAAGAGCGACTCCATCCTCCTCACGCACGATGGCAGG GTGAAACTCTCCGATTTTGGGTTTTGTGCCCAAGTGAACAAGGAGGTGCCGCGACGGAAGTCGCTGGTGGGGACCCCGTACTGGATGGCGCCGGAGCTCATCTCCCGCCTGCCCTACGGCCCGGAG GTGGATATCTGGTCCCTGGGCGTGATGGTTATCGAGATGGTCGACGGGGAGCCGCCCTATTTTAACGAGCCGCCATtaaaggccatgaaaatgatccGAGACAATCTGCCCCCCAAGCTTAAAAACGTGCACAAG GTTTCTCCCTCCCTCAAAGGCTTCCTCGACCGCATGCTGGTGCGGGACCCGGTGCAGCGGGCCACCGCCAACGAACTCTTGAAGCACCCCTTCCTGGGCAAAGCGGGGCCCCCCTCCTGCA GTCCCCTCATGCGCCAAAACCGCATGCGGTGA
- the MRPS12 gene encoding small ribosomal subunit protein uS12m, with amino-acid sequence MPLRALLRAAASLRGCAAGALPPAAVPGKGPVPLRPQQAGGMATLNQMHRQGRPKPPPPKPGATFGRPQLKGVVIKNLIRKPKKPNSANRKCARVRLSNGKEVVCFIPGEGHNLQEHHVVLVQGGRTQDLPGVKLTIVRGKYDCAHVQKKK; translated from the exons ATGCCTCTCCGCGCCCTGCTGAGGGCCGCGGCCTCGCTGCGCGGCTGCG CTGCCGgggcgctcccgcccgccgccgtgCCGGGGAAGGGGCCGGTGCCCCTGCGGCCGCAGCAGGCCGGCGGCATGGCCACCCTGAACCAGATGCACCGTCAGGGCCGGCCCAAGCCGCCCCCTCCCAAGCCGGGGGCCACCTTCGGCCGCCCCCAGCTGAAGGGGGTGGTGATCAAGAACCTGATCCGGAAGCCCAAGAAGCCCAACTCGGCCAACCGCAAGTGCGCGCGGGTGCGGCTGAGCAACGGGAAGGAGGTGGTGTGCTTCATCCCCGGGGAGGGCCACAACCTGCAGGAGCACCACGTCGTGCTGGTGCAGGGCGGCCGCACCCAGGACCTGCCGGGGGTGAAGCTCACCATCGTGCGGGGCAAGTACGACTGCGCCCACGTCCAGAAGAAGAAgtga